The following proteins are co-located in the Micromonospora coriariae genome:
- a CDS encoding YcxB family protein: protein MTGEVQMTYGLLRRMSQDAQGRWQRVMRMLLLALAALVVLLATLLATLTGFNGRLLYLVLVLCAAFAVTELHPVLSWLLQRRLFVEPFQYGVSTSGVDIQTASSRTQIDWSGITRIRRRRHTWLLKYGMSQIPVPRAAFSPEDQRIVDDFIVGRPEFAG, encoded by the coding sequence GTGACCGGGGAAGTGCAGATGACGTACGGCCTGCTGCGGCGGATGAGCCAAGACGCCCAGGGCCGCTGGCAACGCGTCATGCGGATGCTCCTGCTCGCCCTCGCGGCACTGGTTGTGCTGCTGGCCACGCTGCTCGCGACACTGACCGGGTTCAACGGTCGGCTGCTCTACCTCGTGCTGGTGTTGTGTGCCGCGTTCGCCGTGACAGAACTCCATCCGGTACTGAGTTGGTTGCTGCAGCGCCGTCTCTTCGTCGAGCCGTTCCAGTACGGGGTGAGCACGTCGGGCGTCGACATCCAGACCGCGAGCAGCCGGACCCAGATCGACTGGTCCGGCATCACCCGGATTCGGCGGCGACGCCATACCTGGCTGCTGAAGTACGGAATGAGCCAGATCCCGGTGCCGCGAGCGGCGTTCTCGCCCGAGGATCAACGGATCGTGGACGACTTCATCGTCGGGCGCCCCGAGTTCGCCGGGTGA
- a CDS encoding SgcJ/EcaC family oxidoreductase, whose protein sequence is MNHFAGSAGIVARQSSGSPAGPTSAVVQPHCGAHLMIPTKGNQPTLFAQLKSLPWPDVPLGDRRRDRESMALAFEGPLKGSSTYNKQPSLRFVGRDAAIVVSESGILFAGETEVPDTAKVNATWVLEKRDGQWLIAAYHNSPALTPGQ, encoded by the coding sequence ATGAACCACTTCGCCGGCAGCGCCGGCATCGTCGCCCGGCAATCGTCGGGCAGCCCGGCCGGCCCCACCTCGGCGGTTGTGCAGCCGCATTGCGGCGCCCACCTGATGATCCCCACGAAAGGCAACCAGCCCACCCTGTTCGCCCAGCTCAAATCCCTGCCCTGGCCCGACGTCCCCCTCGGCGACCGCCGCCGCGACCGCGAGAGCATGGCCCTGGCCTTCGAGGGACCACTCAAGGGCAGCTCGACCTACAACAAGCAGCCCAGCCTCCGCTTCGTCGGCCGGGACGCCGCGATCGTCGTCAGCGAATCCGGCATCCTGTTCGCCGGCGAGACCGAGGTTCCGGACACAGCCAAGGTGAACGCGACCTGGGTCCTCGAGAAGCGGGACGGCCAGTGGCTGATCGCTGCCTATCACAACAGCCCGGCGCTGACGCCCGGGCAGTAA
- a CDS encoding site-specific integrase, with product MPAPPAPSHGGSPQRTDWLCRRVYELMAKVGVRKVRPYDARHACLTYLAGAGVPDVVLAAWAGHADGGTLAKRVYVHPDSSHLKVAAEYLESGLFG from the coding sequence GTGCCGGCACCGCCCGCTCCGTCGCACGGCGGCTCGCCGCAGCGCACCGACTGGCTCTGCCGCCGGGTCTACGAGCTGATGGCCAAGGTCGGGGTCCGCAAGGTCCGACCGTACGACGCCCGGCACGCCTGCCTGACCTACCTCGCCGGCGCCGGAGTTCCCGACGTCGTCCTCGCGGCCTGGGCCGGCCACGCCGACGGCGGCACGCTCGCCAAGCGGGTCTACGTCCACCCCGACAGCAGCCACCTCAAGGTGGCGGCCGAGTACCTCGAATCAGGGCTGTTTGGATGA
- a CDS encoding BTAD domain-containing putative transcriptional regulator — protein sequence MRSQRGGCHRSAHSDQPSPAPPGTQHATRSGSRPTADPGARPTADRSRPSANHAPPHHQTATAPTNPRRHRAAEPRPAGDDPTHRGLPSPGLPRRASRRRQQPSPTTIWPGLPAHTVTARLYTTLSDLRKAVTAVSDAPLIEHTGDRYRLRRDHIEVDLWRFHAAVEHAATAVTARPAAWQAVINAHTGNLAAEHDWPWLNPPREALRRHVIDAYTALAATQPNPRRTLSLLQDAIRVDPYNENLHRRAIHALEALGDHAAAEDLLTTFNRRLTDAGMEHVIPHQEVRTPRAASSGQKH from the coding sequence GTGCGTTCTCAACGCGGCGGCTGCCACCGATCTGCTCACAGTGATCAGCCAAGCCCAGCCCCACCCGGGACACAACACGCCACTCGCTCCGGCAGCCGACCCACCGCCGACCCGGGCGCGCGTCCCACGGCAGACCGCTCGAGGCCAAGCGCCAACCACGCCCCGCCACACCACCAAACAGCCACTGCACCTACAAATCCTCGGCGACACCGCGCTGCAGAGCCACGGCCAGCCGGTGACGATCCGACGCACCGCGGCCTTCCAAGCCCTGGTCTTCCTCGCCGTGCATCCCGGCGGCGCCAACAGCCGAGCCCTACCACCATCTGGCCCGGCCTTCCCGCACACACCGTCACCGCCCGCCTCTACACCACCCTCAGCGACCTCAGAAAAGCCGTCACCGCCGTCAGCGACGCTCCGCTCATCGAGCACACCGGCGACCGCTACCGCCTGCGCCGCGACCACATCGAGGTAGACCTGTGGCGGTTCCACGCTGCGGTAGAACATGCCGCCACCGCAGTGACCGCACGCCCCGCCGCCTGGCAGGCCGTCATCAACGCCCACACCGGCAACCTCGCCGCCGAACACGACTGGCCGTGGCTCAACCCGCCACGAGAAGCCCTACGCCGGCACGTCATCGACGCCTACACCGCACTAGCCGCCACCCAGCCCAACCCGCGGCGCACGCTGTCCCTACTGCAAGACGCGATCCGCGTCGACCCGTACAACGAAAACCTGCACCGCCGCGCCATACACGCCCTCGAAGCGCTCGGCGATCACGCCGCTGCCGAAGACCTGCTCACCACCTTCAACCGACGGCTGACCGACGCCGGCATGGAGCACGTCATCCCACATCAAGAAGTCCGGACACCGCGCGCAGCCTCGAGCGGGCAAAAGCACTAG
- a CDS encoding peroxiredoxin family protein — protein MSLLRPGDQFPALTLSLPGGETLQVPDALAGGFGVLLFYRGSWCPYCTAQLRAFQRSLEKLAELDIKVVAVSVDDEATTKETIAQHGLEFPLGHSADATAFAEATGAFVNEDPKYLQSTGFVLDRHGKVVVSVYSSGAIGRLVPEDVAGLVRYLREHQAA, from the coding sequence ATGAGCTTGCTGCGGCCTGGAGACCAGTTCCCCGCGCTGACGCTGTCGCTGCCCGGCGGGGAGACCCTGCAAGTGCCCGACGCGCTCGCCGGCGGCTTCGGCGTACTGCTCTTCTACCGTGGCTCGTGGTGCCCGTACTGTACGGCCCAGCTGCGCGCCTTTCAGCGCTCGCTGGAGAAGCTCGCCGAGCTGGACATCAAGGTTGTCGCGGTCTCGGTCGACGATGAGGCCACCACCAAGGAGACGATCGCCCAGCACGGTCTGGAGTTCCCCCTGGGCCACAGCGCGGACGCCACCGCATTCGCCGAGGCGACCGGAGCGTTTGTCAACGAGGACCCGAAGTACCTGCAGTCGACCGGCTTTGTGCTCGACCGGCACGGCAAGGTCGTCGTCAGCGTGTACTCCAGTGGGGCGATCGGACGGCTCGTCCCCGAGGACGTCGCCGGGCTGGTCCGCTACCTGCGCGAGCACCAGGCCGCGTAG
- a CDS encoding NADH:flavin oxidoreductase: protein MPTSTADPIAALFRPFTIGRLTVPNRIVMAPMTRTHSPDGIPGRDVAAYYARRAEHGAGLIITEGTVVDHPASANSPAVPRIFGAAPLAGWARVVDAVRSAGGRIVLQLWHVGTDRKPGDLPNPSVPPVGPSGLSSSGEPVTAPMTQAQIDDVIAAFARGAAEAERLGFDGVELHGAHGYLIDQFFWERTNRRTDRYGGDLAGRTRFAAEIVAACRRVVAKDFPIFLRFSQWKMDDYTAHLAETPAELESFLAPLLTAGVDVFHCSTRRFWLPAFPDSPLTLAGWTRKLSGRPTIAVGSVGLDGPEFLDSIRTGAGVGNANLGSVVQLLERGEADLVAAGRALLADPAWTAKIRDGRHDELVPFHVQALGSLQ from the coding sequence ATGCCAACATCGACCGCGGACCCCATCGCGGCACTATTTCGTCCGTTCACCATCGGCCGGCTCACCGTGCCGAACCGGATCGTGATGGCGCCCATGACGCGGACCCACTCGCCGGATGGCATACCGGGCCGGGACGTCGCCGCGTACTACGCCCGCCGCGCCGAACACGGGGCAGGACTGATCATCACCGAGGGCACGGTCGTGGATCACCCTGCCTCGGCGAACAGCCCGGCCGTCCCTCGCATCTTCGGCGCCGCGCCACTGGCCGGCTGGGCTCGCGTTGTCGACGCGGTGCGTTCCGCCGGCGGCCGGATCGTCCTGCAGTTGTGGCACGTCGGTACCGACCGCAAACCAGGTGATCTGCCGAACCCGAGCGTGCCACCGGTTGGCCCCTCCGGACTTTCCAGCAGCGGCGAGCCCGTCACGGCGCCGATGACACAGGCGCAGATCGATGACGTGATCGCGGCGTTCGCGCGAGGGGCGGCGGAGGCCGAACGCCTGGGCTTTGACGGCGTCGAACTCCACGGCGCGCATGGTTACCTCATCGATCAGTTCTTCTGGGAGCGAACCAACCGGCGTACCGACCGCTACGGCGGTGACCTTGCCGGGCGAACTCGGTTCGCCGCCGAGATCGTGGCCGCGTGCCGGCGCGTGGTGGCGAAAGACTTTCCCATCTTCCTCCGCTTCTCCCAATGGAAGATGGACGACTACACCGCACATCTGGCGGAAACACCGGCCGAGCTTGAGTCGTTTCTCGCGCCACTGCTAACCGCCGGTGTCGACGTTTTCCACTGCTCGACCCGACGTTTCTGGCTACCCGCGTTCCCGGATTCGCCGCTCACGCTGGCCGGGTGGACCCGAAAGTTGTCCGGTCGCCCGACAATCGCCGTCGGCTCGGTGGGGCTCGATGGACCGGAGTTCCTAGACTCGATCCGCACCGGGGCAGGCGTTGGCAACGCCAACCTGGGCAGTGTCGTGCAACTACTGGAACGCGGCGAGGCCGACCTCGTGGCCGCCGGGCGTGCCCTGCTCGCCGATCCCGCCTGGACAGCGAAGATCCGCGACGGCCGGCACGACGAACTCGTGCCCTTCCACGTCCAAGCGCTCGGATCTCTCCAGTAA
- a CDS encoding carboxymuconolactone decarboxylase family protein has product MARLTAPAPADIDAKTRGALDAIAKQFGFAPSMFTTLAANPAVLEIVMGLQGSIAKLLDAKTRHTIALAVSQSNGCHYCQALHGFISSNLGGMSAEEIELARMGTSSDPKRAAVAKFAQHVIETRGQVSDEDLAAIREVGYIDPEIQAIVTIVVVTLLTNYLNNVSDTVVDVPGADHQSA; this is encoded by the coding sequence ATGGCTCGCCTGACCGCTCCCGCGCCCGCCGACATCGACGCGAAGACGCGGGGCGCCCTCGACGCCATCGCGAAGCAGTTCGGCTTCGCGCCCAGCATGTTCACCACGCTCGCCGCGAACCCGGCAGTGCTCGAGATCGTGATGGGCCTGCAGGGCAGCATCGCGAAGCTCTTGGACGCGAAGACGCGCCACACGATCGCCCTCGCGGTCTCTCAGTCGAACGGCTGCCACTACTGCCAGGCACTCCACGGTTTCATCTCGTCGAACCTCGGCGGTATGTCGGCGGAGGAGATTGAGCTCGCCCGCATGGGCACGTCCAGCGACCCGAAGCGCGCCGCCGTCGCGAAGTTCGCGCAGCACGTGATCGAGACGCGTGGCCAGGTCAGCGACGAGGACCTCGCAGCGATCCGCGAGGTCGGGTATATCGACCCGGAGATCCAGGCGATCGTCACGATCGTGGTCGTCACCCTGCTCACGAACTACCTCAACAACGTCAGCGACACCGTCGTCGACGTCCCCGGCGCCGACCACCAGTCGGCCTGA
- a CDS encoding Rossmann-fold NAD(P)-binding domain-containing protein has translation MAALALTEDRHVGAAYTLTGPEAASQLKQVRLIGTAIDRDLRWEEQPRAEARESLLAAWGDPAFVDMALDGWAAMIDAPEPVTTTVEQVTGVPAREFRQWALDHAADFR, from the coding sequence GTGGCCGCCCTGGCGCTGACCGAGGATCGGCACGTCGGGGCGGCGTACACCCTCACCGGGCCCGAGGCCGCCAGCCAACTGAAGCAGGTACGGCTCATCGGGACGGCGATCGACCGCGACCTTCGGTGGGAGGAGCAGCCTCGTGCCGAGGCGCGCGAGTCTCTGCTGGCCGCGTGGGGCGATCCGGCGTTCGTGGACATGGCGCTCGACGGGTGGGCCGCCATGATCGACGCGCCGGAGCCGGTCACCACGACCGTGGAGCAGGTCACCGGAGTTCCGGCCCGCGAATTCCGGCAGTGGGCTCTCGACCACGCAGCGGACTTCCGCTAG
- a CDS encoding MmcQ/YjbR family DNA-binding protein → MQIDKAVQDRAAARAAELPGSEHTHQFTGDWEVWKVGGKVFMLQTSMPGEPVVILKADPSDAEALRAAHASISPGYHMNKKHWITVRAGANVEPALVDNLVTESYLLVVASLPKQSRPVDPASFRVPPSAD, encoded by the coding sequence ATGCAGATTGACAAGGCAGTGCAGGATCGAGCCGCGGCCCGCGCCGCCGAGCTTCCCGGCTCCGAGCACACACACCAGTTCACCGGCGACTGGGAGGTATGGAAAGTCGGCGGCAAGGTGTTCATGCTGCAGACGTCCATGCCCGGCGAGCCCGTCGTGATCCTCAAAGCGGATCCATCCGACGCGGAGGCGCTCCGCGCAGCTCACGCGAGCATCTCGCCCGGCTACCACATGAACAAGAAGCACTGGATCACGGTCCGGGCGGGTGCGAACGTCGAGCCCGCGCTTGTCGACAATCTCGTGACCGAGTCGTACCTCCTCGTCGTCGCCAGCCTGCCGAAGCAGAGCCGTCCCGTCGATCCCGCTTCCTTCCGCGTCCCGCCCTCCGCCGACTGA
- a CDS encoding GNAT family N-acetyltransferase, which yields MSDLVRLRDVEQADLEVFHEQERDPEAAQRSKFPPRDREKFMTHWATKVLGDPLAFVQTVTVDGEPAGHVVAWWEQDKRFIGYWLGRRHWGRGVGTKALTLFLRREKTRPLYADPFAGNTGSVRLLEKCGFQRVGTVRHGEQEHTVLVLREE from the coding sequence ATGAGCGATCTTGTGCGGTTGAGAGACGTCGAGCAAGCAGATCTTGAGGTGTTCCACGAGCAGGAGCGCGATCCGGAGGCCGCGCAACGGTCAAAGTTTCCTCCTCGCGATCGAGAGAAATTCATGACGCATTGGGCCACGAAGGTGCTTGGAGACCCCTTGGCCTTCGTGCAGACGGTCACCGTGGATGGCGAACCTGCTGGTCATGTCGTGGCCTGGTGGGAGCAGGATAAGCGTTTCATCGGGTACTGGCTGGGTCGCCGGCACTGGGGGCGGGGCGTCGGCACGAAGGCGCTGACGCTCTTTCTCCGCCGCGAGAAAACCCGCCCGCTCTATGCTGATCCCTTTGCCGGGAACACGGGTTCGGTGCGGCTGCTGGAGAAATGCGGCTTTCAGCGGGTCGGGACGGTTCGGCACGGCGAGCAGGAACACACCGTGCTCGTGCTGCGTGAGGAATAG
- a CDS encoding MFS transporter translates to MSGPAKPPRTLLHERGFRSFFLAHSVSQFGDRISELAFPLLAVLILDATPAQVSVLTALVWLPNLTAVFLGAWVDRQARKKRLLVAADLIRGGLLLTVPVAFAFDAGTLAQLYVVALLTGAASVLFDTTYPAFFVLLVNRSQYLAANSALSGSRSLSFIAGPALGGALVQTLTAPVAMLVDAVSFLASALGIGRIRVTHATGDEGGPGTARLWRQAWDGLRFTLGHPVLRASLACATTSNYFTFMFVTLLVLFASRTLDIPAGLLGLALGAGALGGLLGAVAAPRLSARIGIGRSIVIGAVVFPAPIALVAVADGPLWLRTVLVGGAQFISALGVMLFDVNLNTLKAAVIPDALRSRVVGAYSTINYGVRPLGALTGGALGTWLGLRPTLWIAAIGGTMCVLWLLPSPIPAVRSLEHLDGPDQIQPHLTTTGP, encoded by the coding sequence GTGAGCGGCCCAGCTAAGCCGCCCCGCACGCTGCTCCACGAGCGCGGCTTCCGGTCGTTCTTCCTCGCGCACAGCGTCTCGCAGTTCGGTGACCGGATCTCCGAGCTGGCGTTCCCGCTCCTCGCGGTGCTGATTCTCGACGCGACGCCCGCTCAGGTGTCGGTACTGACCGCGCTGGTGTGGCTGCCGAACCTCACCGCCGTCTTCCTCGGCGCCTGGGTGGATCGTCAGGCCCGCAAGAAGCGACTCCTGGTGGCCGCAGACCTGATCCGGGGTGGGCTGCTGCTGACCGTGCCGGTGGCGTTCGCCTTCGACGCCGGCACGCTAGCCCAGCTCTACGTCGTCGCACTGCTGACCGGCGCCGCGTCGGTGCTGTTCGACACGACCTACCCGGCCTTTTTCGTGTTGCTCGTGAACCGCTCCCAGTATCTTGCTGCCAACAGCGCGCTCAGCGGCAGCCGGTCACTCTCCTTCATCGCCGGCCCGGCCCTCGGTGGCGCCCTGGTCCAGACATTGACGGCGCCGGTCGCAATGCTCGTGGACGCGGTCTCGTTCCTCGCCTCGGCGCTAGGCATCGGCCGGATCCGGGTGACGCATGCGACTGGCGACGAGGGCGGACCCGGGACCGCCAGACTGTGGCGGCAGGCCTGGGACGGGCTCCGGTTCACGCTCGGCCATCCCGTCCTCCGGGCGAGCCTCGCCTGCGCGACAACCAGCAACTACTTCACCTTCATGTTTGTCACCCTGCTCGTGCTCTTCGCCAGCCGTACACTCGACATCCCCGCCGGGTTGCTCGGCCTCGCGCTCGGGGCCGGCGCGCTCGGTGGGCTGCTGGGCGCGGTCGCCGCGCCCCGACTGTCTGCCCGAATCGGGATCGGCCGCAGCATCGTGATCGGCGCAGTGGTCTTCCCGGCCCCAATCGCGCTGGTCGCCGTAGCCGATGGGCCGCTCTGGCTGCGGACAGTCCTGGTCGGCGGAGCGCAGTTCATCTCCGCGCTCGGCGTGATGCTCTTCGACGTCAACCTCAACACGCTCAAAGCCGCCGTGATCCCCGACGCCCTGCGCAGCCGGGTGGTCGGCGCGTACTCGACGATCAACTACGGCGTCCGTCCGCTGGGCGCCCTGACGGGCGGAGCCCTGGGTACCTGGCTCGGCCTCCGCCCGACGCTATGGATCGCGGCGATCGGGGGGACGATGTGCGTGCTATGGCTGCTTCCCTCGCCGATCCCGGCAGTGCGTTCTCTAGAGCACCTCGACGGCCCCGACCAGATCCAGCCCCACCTCACGACAACCGGCCCATGA
- a CDS encoding nitroreductase family protein — MNLDKLITKHLTRYFDPSKKIPEETFQQLLRYLRTSPTTINIQPNRFHVLETQDGKDKLADALVGRFADNAEKVRNASHAIVFTTRKDIPDTHLQEIFEKERADGRFADPEIQKGWEAGASNFVDIQTENYGGDVLHWLEKNTYLVVGATMMAAASLGVDATPLEGFDRTTVDAAFDLTDTGYTTTLLMVLGYPDEARVSRQPVSRFDAEKIFTHM, encoded by the coding sequence TTGAATCTCGACAAGCTGATCACAAAGCACCTCACCCGCTACTTCGACCCGAGCAAGAAAATCCCAGAGGAGACGTTCCAGCAGCTGCTGCGTTACCTGCGCACCTCGCCGACGACGATCAACATCCAGCCGAACCGTTTCCACGTGCTGGAGACGCAGGATGGCAAGGACAAGCTCGCGGACGCACTGGTCGGCCGCTTCGCGGACAACGCGGAGAAGGTGCGCAACGCGTCGCACGCCATCGTCTTCACGACGCGCAAGGACATCCCCGACACGCACCTGCAGGAGATCTTCGAGAAGGAGCGCGCCGACGGGCGCTTCGCCGACCCGGAGATCCAGAAGGGATGGGAGGCGGGCGCCTCCAACTTCGTGGACATCCAGACGGAGAACTATGGCGGGGACGTGCTCCACTGGCTTGAGAAGAACACCTACCTCGTCGTCGGCGCCACGATGATGGCCGCCGCATCCCTCGGGGTGGACGCGACGCCGCTCGAGGGCTTCGACCGCACGACCGTGGACGCGGCCTTCGACCTGACCGACACCGGCTACACGACCACGCTGCTTATGGTGCTCGGCTACCCCGACGAGGCTCGGGTCTCCCGCCAGCCGGTCTCGCGGTTCGACGCGGAGAAGATCTTCACGCACATGTGA
- a CDS encoding TetR/AcrR family transcriptional regulator, translated as MQVDNGADAAQKLTPKGQATRERILEHAAALIYSKGVHATNNELVRRTAGVSGSQLSHYFPTKESLVLAVIDWQADSVLGFHRSERFAGFDTVEAFQDWTDFYVLSGRPFEDGCSLGSLASEIVKTDLDVHDRLAEVFAQWREIFRVGLDRMRQLGRIDASADPARLADMFLAAYQGGTLLAQVARDIGPLQDALSAAVDHLRTFVTSDDQHMG; from the coding sequence ATGCAGGTGGACAACGGGGCGGATGCAGCCCAGAAGCTCACTCCCAAAGGCCAGGCCACGCGCGAGCGAATACTGGAGCATGCGGCCGCGTTGATCTACAGCAAAGGGGTCCACGCAACCAACAACGAGCTCGTCCGCCGCACTGCAGGCGTGAGTGGATCGCAGCTGAGTCACTACTTCCCCACCAAGGAGAGCCTCGTCCTGGCGGTCATCGACTGGCAGGCCGACAGCGTCCTCGGCTTCCATCGCAGCGAACGGTTTGCCGGCTTCGACACCGTCGAGGCGTTCCAGGACTGGACGGACTTTTACGTCCTCTCGGGGCGTCCGTTCGAGGACGGCTGCAGCCTCGGCTCGCTCGCGAGCGAAATCGTCAAGACCGATCTCGACGTGCACGACCGGCTCGCGGAGGTGTTCGCGCAGTGGCGCGAGATCTTCCGCGTCGGGCTCGATCGCATGCGGCAACTCGGCCGCATCGACGCGTCCGCCGACCCCGCGCGGCTCGCCGACATGTTCCTCGCGGCGTATCAAGGCGGCACGCTCCTCGCTCAGGTCGCCCGGGACATCGGCCCCCTGCAGGACGCGCTCTCTGCGGCGGTTGACCATCTGCGGACGTTCGTGACGTCTGACGACCAGCACATGGGCTGA
- a CDS encoding DDE-type integrase/transposase/recombinase — MVTDAAAVYPGVLDELIPSAWHHVERYANNPIEAGHSQLKHRLRPMRGLRTNKTAQVIIAGHAFMQNLRRGHYELAIEAPPATRVAAAFTELAQARGWMHEGGRYLCEDPATGEMLCAPATPA, encoded by the coding sequence GTGGTCACCGACGCCGCCGCGGTCTACCCCGGCGTCCTGGATGAGCTGATCCCGTCCGCGTGGCACCACGTCGAGCGGTACGCCAACAATCCGATCGAGGCTGGTCACAGCCAGCTGAAACACCGGTTGAGACCGATGCGCGGCCTACGGACGAACAAGACGGCACAGGTGATCATCGCTGGCCACGCGTTCATGCAGAACCTACGCCGCGGACACTACGAACTCGCCATCGAAGCCCCGCCGGCTACACGGGTCGCCGCCGCGTTTACCGAACTCGCCCAGGCAAGGGGCTGGATGCATGAAGGCGGTCGCTACCTGTGCGAGGACCCCGCCACGGGTGAAATGCTGTGCGCTCCGGCTACGCCCGCCTGA